A region of the candidate division WOR-3 bacterium genome:
GGATATTGTTGACCGAGGTATTTATATGGCAGGTGGTGGTTCTTTGCTTAAAGGATTAGACCTTTTAATAAAAGAAGAAACCAATCTGCCAGTCTATGTTGCAGAAAATCCGATTGATTGTGTCGTAATTGGTGCCGGAAAAATTCTTGAAGATATTTCAGCACACGAAAAATTGATTCTAAAAACATAATTTTCTAAAAATTTAAAGCCAAAAATCCAGTCCTAATTATCCTAATTTTAACGGGTAATGAAGAATCGCATTCCCAACCGAATTTTGGCTATAACTTTAATATTGAGCCTAATCACTTCCTTTTTACCTATCTCATTCAAATTAAAAATAACAAAATATCCCCGAATGATATTCTTAGCACCAGTTGAATTCGTTAATAAAGTATTGACTAATATACGGCTGATCAAAAAAGAAAATGAACGATTACTCCGACTGGCAACTCAACTGGCAATAGAGAATAGTCTTTTGCGAGAAAAATTGCTTAAATCTCAGAACCCAGGGTTTGAAGATATTAATTTAATTTCAGCCAACATTATTGCTCGGGATAATGAAACTTTTAACCGATTCTTAACAATTGATAAAGGCACATCTGATGGCATAAGAGTTAATATGCCGGTGATAACTCCTGAAGGATTAGTTGGAATTATAATTGACGCTACCGCATTTCAATCGATTGTCGAAACTGCATTAAGCCCCGGGCTAAAAATTTCCGGACAAATTCTTCGAAGCCGTGTTGTCGGTATGGTTGAATGCACAAATTTTAGACGCTTCCGCTTCAAATACACATCTGCTGAAAGTGATATTATAATCAATGATACAGTCATAACTTCAGGTTTAGGTGGCATATTTCCCAAAGGTATCAATATTGGTATTGTCACTAAGATTACTCAAGACTCAACCAGTTTTTTTCAATATGTGGAACTCAAACCTTTTGTCAATTTCAACACTTTAGAAGTTGTATCAGTATTAACTAACAAATCCAATTTATTCCAAGAAACTCCTAAGCGCCAATTAAAAAATCTCAATCAGGAACTGCAGGAATTAAAAATTGAAGTTCCATTTACACCACGATTTCGTTAAAAGCATATGATATTACCAGACACACGGAAAATCAGCAATCTGATTTTTACTAAAACTCGGTATTCACAGAAATTGCTGGTTTTCTTCAGAACAAAAATTTTCTTATGAGATTATTTTTTAGCATCCTATTTATTTATATTTTATTTCTCATCCAAGTCAGTTTCGGTCAATTCCCTTTAGATTTAACAATTTTGGGATTAGTGATTTTTTCTTTATACGACACGGCTGTTTCATCTTTGATTTTAGGGATTTGGACGGGCATCCTCTGGGGCCTAATCAACCCAATATATTTTGGATTTCCTATTATTATCACCACTATAATCGCCTATGCCTGTAATAGCATCCATCGTTTTATTTATAAACAAAGAGTGTATTTAATCGGCATCGTATTAGTAGTATTAATATTTAAATATCTGATAGGACTAATCTTTACCCATAGTCAAATACGATTTACCAATTGGTTGTTATCTGTAATTGTTCTAATAGCCATTGCCTTACCTTTAGAAATTTTAATTACAAAATTATTTTACCGGTAATAGGTGATATAAAGGTATACCTTTATTGATAAATTTTGACTAATCCTTATGGAGATAGAGTTTCGGCGTAGAAAATTAATCTTTCTGATTGGACTGTTTTTACTTATCATTATCGGAAAACTCTTTCAACTCCAGATTATTGCGGGCAAAAGGTATTTTCGTCTGGCTGAAGCCAATCGGATTAGAAAAGTCTTTACTCCGGCAGCCCGCGGAAAGATTTTTGACCGCAACCGTTCAATTTTAGCCGATTCCCGACCTGCCTTTGCTTTATCTGTAATTCCCTGCGAAATGGACAGCCTGACTATGAATAATCTTATGGATTTTGCTCAGATTGATAATCTCAGAATAAAAGATTGGCTGACTAATTTTGCTTATCTTCGAACACCAATAAAGATAAAGAGAAATCTCGATTTATTAACAGTATTAAAAATCGAAGAAAATTCCAAGATTTTACCTGGGGTTTCGATTGAAATTGAACCAGTTCGCACTTATCCCCTTGGACCATCCTCCGCACATCTAATTGGCTATTTAGGTGAAGTTACACCTGAAGAGATGAAATCTGATACTTATTATCGGCCCTGGCATTATACCGGACGCTCAGGGATTGAAGCCCAATACGAAAAATATTTAAGAGGCAAAGAAGGTATCCGTTATGCTGAAATTGACGCCGCTGGCCGTGAAATCGGACCTTTACCGGAAAAACGAGAAGTATTACCGGTTGCTGGCAACGATATTTATCTCACCATTGATGCTGAATTACAAAAATTATCTTATGAACTGATTAGTAAATATAAACGCGCGGCAGTAGTTGGAATTGATTTGAAAGATGGCGGCATTTTATGTCTGGTTTCACAACCCAGTTTCAATGCTGAATTATTAACTCAAGGCATGGCAAGTAGCGAATGGCAAAAGATTATCAAAGATAAATCCTCGCCTTTGTTAAATCGGGCTTTAATGAGTTCTTATCCACCTGGTTCAACAATTAAACCATTAATTGCTTTGGCTGGTTTAGAATCAAATCTGATTGATAAAGAAACACGCTTCTCTCCTTGTCAAGGAAGTTTTCCTTATGGTAATCGGAAATATAAATGTTGGACCAAACACGGCTCACTCAATTTGACCAATGCTATTGCTTATTCTTGTAATATCTATTTTTATCAACTTGGGTTAAAATTGGGTTTAGACCGACTCACTTCTTATCTTCTGCAATGGCGAATTAATGAGAAAACTAATATTGATTTACAACCGGAACGTGCGGGCAATGTGCCGACTCGCGAGTATTTAGATAAACGATATGGCAAAAACCAATGGACATCTGGCGTGATTCCTAATCTGGCTATTGGCCAGGGAGAAATTTTAGTCACTCCACTACAACTGGCCGTGCTCTATTCAGTTATTGCTGGTGACGGTGAATTTTATGAACCGCATCTCCTAAAAATGATTAAAAATGGCGATAAGATTGTTTATGAATTTACCCCGAAAAAAAGAAAAATCCCTATAACATTAGAAAATATTAAAATTATTAAACAAGCCTTAATAGATGTTGTTAAGTTTGGCACAGGCGGTGGTGCATATTTACCAAGTGTCACAGTTGCTGGTAAAACCGGCACTGCGGAAAATCCACCCCATCCTGACCATGCCTGGTTTGTTGGTTATGCCCCGGCTGAAAATCCGGAAGTCGTATTCTGTGTTATTGTGGAAAATGTTGGCAAAGGCGGTGCCATCGCAGCACCTATCGTTCAACAACTCATGCAAAAATATTTTAGTTTGAAGAATCAAATCACCCATAATGAATAAATTTCGTTTATCTCCCATTCTGGTTATCAGTTTAGTTCTATTTATAATTGGCGCGGTCACGATTTATAGTGCAGTTGGTAAAACATTTTTTCTGCGTCAGATTATTTGGTTCTTTATTGCCCTTATGGGATTAATTATTGCTTATCAAATTCCCCGGCGATTTTGGGAAAATACGGCAATTTATTTTTATCTTCTGATGTTAATCCTTTTAATAGCAGTATTGATTATCGGCACAGGCGTTGGTTCAAAACGATGGTTTAATTTAGGATTTATCAATTTTCAACCAAGCGAATTTGCCAAATTAGCGCTAATTATTTTCCTTGCGCAATCTTGGGCAAATAAGCCAATTTCATTTAGAATAAAAGATTTGTTTTTACCTGTCGTCGCCGTAATTACCTATTCGGCATTAATCTTTTTAGAACCGGATTTAGGCACTGCCTTAATATTTTTACCAATACTGGCAGTAATGTTATATTGGAAAGGATTATCTTTATTTCATATCTTTTTACTCTTCTCCCCTATTTTAAGTTTCATCGCAGGGTTTTCTCTTTATCTTTGGATTCCGTTTTTTATTATCTTGTTGATTATCTCTTATCGAAAAACAACGCTTTTCAATTGGCTAATAATAATTATTGTAAATATCTTTGCTGGTCTCTTATCACCGATAATCTGGATGCACTTAAAAGAATATCAAAAAGCCCGCATCTTGAGTTTCTTATCACCTTGGCTTGACCCTAAAGGAATGAGTTGGAATCTGATACAATCTCAGATTGCAGTTGGTTCAGGTCGGTTATGGGGAAAAGGCTTTTTATCTGGCACGCAGAAAAAATTGGCATTTTTACCGAATCGGCATAATGATTTTATCTTTTCAACTTTTGCTGAAGAATTCGGATTCTTTGGTTGCATACTCCTCTTACTTCTCTATTTTTATTTAATCTACCTATTGCTGATGACCGCACGAAAAACCCGAGATGATTTTTCCAGTCTGAC
Encoded here:
- a CDS encoding rod shape-determining protein, whose product is DIVDRGIYMAGGGSLLKGLDLLIKEETNLPVYVAENPIDCVVIGAGKILEDISAHEKLILKT
- the mreC gene encoding rod shape-determining protein MreC, whose product is MKNRIPNRILAITLILSLITSFLPISFKLKITKYPRMIFLAPVEFVNKVLTNIRLIKKENERLLRLATQLAIENSLLREKLLKSQNPGFEDINLISANIIARDNETFNRFLTIDKGTSDGIRVNMPVITPEGLVGIIIDATAFQSIVETALSPGLKISGQILRSRVVGMVECTNFRRFRFKYTSAESDIIINDTVITSGLGGIFPKGINIGIVTKITQDSTSFFQYVELKPFVNFNTLEVVSVLTNKSNLFQETPKRQLKNLNQELQELKIEVPFTPRFR
- the mrdA gene encoding penicillin-binding protein 2; translated protein: MEIEFRRRKLIFLIGLFLLIIIGKLFQLQIIAGKRYFRLAEANRIRKVFTPAARGKIFDRNRSILADSRPAFALSVIPCEMDSLTMNNLMDFAQIDNLRIKDWLTNFAYLRTPIKIKRNLDLLTVLKIEENSKILPGVSIEIEPVRTYPLGPSSAHLIGYLGEVTPEEMKSDTYYRPWHYTGRSGIEAQYEKYLRGKEGIRYAEIDAAGREIGPLPEKREVLPVAGNDIYLTIDAELQKLSYELISKYKRAAVVGIDLKDGGILCLVSQPSFNAELLTQGMASSEWQKIIKDKSSPLLNRALMSSYPPGSTIKPLIALAGLESNLIDKETRFSPCQGSFPYGNRKYKCWTKHGSLNLTNAIAYSCNIYFYQLGLKLGLDRLTSYLLQWRINEKTNIDLQPERAGNVPTREYLDKRYGKNQWTSGVIPNLAIGQGEILVTPLQLAVLYSVIAGDGEFYEPHLLKMIKNGDKIVYEFTPKKRKIPITLENIKIIKQALIDVVKFGTGGGAYLPSVTVAGKTGTAENPPHPDHAWFVGYAPAENPEVVFCVIVENVGKGGAIAAPIVQQLMQKYFSLKNQITHNE
- the rodA gene encoding rod shape-determining protein RodA — translated: MNKFRLSPILVISLVLFIIGAVTIYSAVGKTFFLRQIIWFFIALMGLIIAYQIPRRFWENTAIYFYLLMLILLIAVLIIGTGVGSKRWFNLGFINFQPSEFAKLALIIFLAQSWANKPISFRIKDLFLPVVAVITYSALIFLEPDLGTALIFLPILAVMLYWKGLSLFHIFLLFSPILSFIAGFSLYLWIPFFIILLIISYRKTTLFNWLIIIIVNIFAGLLSPIIWMHLKEYQKARILSFLSPWLDPKGMSWNLIQSQIAVGSGRLWGKGFLSGTQKKLAFLPNRHNDFIFSTFAEEFGFFGCILLLLLYFYLIYLLLMTARKTRDDFSSLTAIGLFAVLTYQVLVNIGMALGLLPITGLALPFLSYGGSSLLFYFIAIGIILNIRYKSE